The Sylvia atricapilla isolate bSylAtr1 chromosome 10, bSylAtr1.pri, whole genome shotgun sequence genome contains a region encoding:
- the LOC136365499 gene encoding transcription cofactor HES-6-like isoform X1 translates to MQIAGYKRAARGGSGTQRRERGSGAAMAPGRDSPPRGAGCAEPRADRRAKKPLVEKKRRARINESLRELRLLLADSEFQAKLENAEVLERTVRRVRAVLERRGRGECRPGGRRGAPGPARASPAALSVPGGAGGGRRLLEASERFAAGYIQCMHEVHTFVSSCPGIDATTAAELLNHLLESMPLSEGGCPDSITDVSGEPALGSWPAGEALALRAGARLCPALPGPALSPSAGQETCSESAEAGPGQTSTDGLDASQTQGLPSAGSPQSMWRPW, encoded by the exons ATGCAAATCGCGGGGTATAAAagggcggcgcggggcgggagcggcaCGCAGCGGAGGGAGCGGGGCAGCGGCGCGGCCATGGCgccgggcagggacagcccgcCGCGGGGCGCGGGCTGCGCGGAGCCCCGCGCCGACAGGAGG GCGAAGAAGCCGCTGGTGGAGAAGAAGCGCCGGGCGCGCATCAATGAGAGCCTGCGGGAGCTGCGGCTGCTGCTGGCCGACAGCGAG TTTCAGGCGAAGCTGGAGAACGCGGAGGTGCTGGAGCGGACGGTGCGGCGGGTGCGGGCCGTGCTGGAGCGCCGCGGCCGCGGTGAGTGCCGgcccggggggcggcggggggcgcccggcccggcccgcgcctCACCCGCGGCCCTCTCTGTCCCCGGCGGCGCagggggcgggcggcggctccTCGAGGCCAGCGAGCGCTTCGCCGCCGGGTACATCCAGTGCATGCACGAGGTGCACACCTTCGTCTCCAGCTGCCCCGGCATTGACGCCACCACGGCCGCCGAGCTGCTCAACCACCTGCTGGAGTCCATGCCCCTCAGCGAGGGCGGCTGCCCGGACTCGATCACGGACGTTTCGGGGGAGCCGGCGCTCGGCTCGTGGCCTGCCGGCGAGGCGCTGGCGCTGCGGGCCGGagcccggctctgcccggccctgcccggcccggcgctcTCGCCCTCCGCCGGCCAAGAGACCTGTTCCGAGTCGGCcgaggccgggccgggccagACCTCCACGGACGGACTGGACGCGTCCCAGACGCAGGGCCTGCCCTCGGCCGGCTCGCCCCAATCCATGTGGAGACCCTGGTAA
- the LOC136365499 gene encoding transcription factor HES-2-like isoform X4 translates to MAPGRDSPPRGAGCAEPRADRRAKKPLVEKKRRARINESLRELRLLLADSEFQAKLENAEVLERTVRRVRAVLERRGRAAPALTPPRPPSCSTTCWSPCPSARAAARTRSRTFRGSRRSARGLPARRWRCGPEPGSARPCPARRSRPPPAKRPVPSRPRPGRARPPRTDWTRPRRRACPRPARPNPCGDPGNRGEQ, encoded by the exons ATGGCgccgggcagggacagcccgcCGCGGGGCGCGGGCTGCGCGGAGCCCCGCGCCGACAGGAGG GCGAAGAAGCCGCTGGTGGAGAAGAAGCGCCGGGCGCGCATCAATGAGAGCCTGCGGGAGCTGCGGCTGCTGCTGGCCGACAGCGAG TTTCAGGCGAAGCTGGAGAACGCGGAGGTGCTGGAGCGGACGGTGCGGCGGGTGCGGGCCGTGCTGGAGCGCCGCGGCCGCG CTGCCCCGGCATTGACGCCACCACGGCCGCCGAGCTGCTCAACCACCTGCTGGAGTCCATGCCCCTCAGCGAGGGCGGCTGCCCGGACTCGATCACGGACGTTTCGGGGGAGCCGGCGCTCGGCTCGTGGCCTGCCGGCGAGGCGCTGGCGCTGCGGGCCGGagcccggctctgcccggccctgcccggcccggcgctcTCGCCCTCCGCCGGCCAAGAGACCTGTTCCGAGTCGGCcgaggccgggccgggccagACCTCCACGGACGGACTGGACGCGTCCCAGACGCAGGGCCTGCCCTCGGCCGGCTCGCCCCAATCCATGTGGAGACCCTGGTAACCGCGGAGAGCAGTGA
- the LOC136365499 gene encoding transcription cofactor HES-6-like isoform X2 produces the protein MAPGRDSPPRGAGCAEPRADRRAKKPLVEKKRRARINESLRELRLLLADSEFQAKLENAEVLERTVRRVRAVLERRGRGGGRRLLEASERFAAGYIQCMHEVHTFVSSCPGIDATTAAELLNHLLESMPLSEGGCPDSITDVSGEPALGSWPAGEALALRAGARLCPALPGPALSPSAGQETCSESAEAGPGQTSTDGLDASQTQGLPSAGSPQSMWRPW, from the exons ATGGCgccgggcagggacagcccgcCGCGGGGCGCGGGCTGCGCGGAGCCCCGCGCCGACAGGAGG GCGAAGAAGCCGCTGGTGGAGAAGAAGCGCCGGGCGCGCATCAATGAGAGCCTGCGGGAGCTGCGGCTGCTGCTGGCCGACAGCGAG TTTCAGGCGAAGCTGGAGAACGCGGAGGTGCTGGAGCGGACGGTGCGGCGGGTGCGGGCCGTGCTGGAGCGCCGCGGCCGCG ggggcgggcggcggctccTCGAGGCCAGCGAGCGCTTCGCCGCCGGGTACATCCAGTGCATGCACGAGGTGCACACCTTCGTCTCCAGCTGCCCCGGCATTGACGCCACCACGGCCGCCGAGCTGCTCAACCACCTGCTGGAGTCCATGCCCCTCAGCGAGGGCGGCTGCCCGGACTCGATCACGGACGTTTCGGGGGAGCCGGCGCTCGGCTCGTGGCCTGCCGGCGAGGCGCTGGCGCTGCGGGCCGGagcccggctctgcccggccctgcccggcccggcgctcTCGCCCTCCGCCGGCCAAGAGACCTGTTCCGAGTCGGCcgaggccgggccgggccagACCTCCACGGACGGACTGGACGCGTCCCAGACGCAGGGCCTGCCCTCGGCCGGCTCGCCCCAATCCATGTGGAGACCCTGGTAA
- the LOC136365499 gene encoding transcription factor HES-2-like isoform X3, whose amino-acid sequence MAPGRDSPPRGAGCAEPRADRRAKKPLVEKKRRARINESLRELRLLLADSEGAGGGSSRPASASPPGTSSACTRCTPSSPAAPALTPPRPPSCSTTCWSPCPSARAAARTRSRTFRGSRRSARGLPARRWRCGPEPGSARPCPARRSRPPPAKRPVPSRPRPGRARPPRTDWTRPRRRACPRPARPNPCGDPGNRGEQ is encoded by the exons ATGGCgccgggcagggacagcccgcCGCGGGGCGCGGGCTGCGCGGAGCCCCGCGCCGACAGGAGG GCGAAGAAGCCGCTGGTGGAGAAGAAGCGCCGGGCGCGCATCAATGAGAGCCTGCGGGAGCTGCGGCTGCTGCTGGCCGACAGCGAG ggggcgggcggcggctccTCGAGGCCAGCGAGCGCTTCGCCGCCGGGTACATCCAGTGCATGCACGAGGTGCACACCTTCGTCTCCAGCTGCCCCGGCATTGACGCCACCACGGCCGCCGAGCTGCTCAACCACCTGCTGGAGTCCATGCCCCTCAGCGAGGGCGGCTGCCCGGACTCGATCACGGACGTTTCGGGGGAGCCGGCGCTCGGCTCGTGGCCTGCCGGCGAGGCGCTGGCGCTGCGGGCCGGagcccggctctgcccggccctgcccggcccggcgctcTCGCCCTCCGCCGGCCAAGAGACCTGTTCCGAGTCGGCcgaggccgggccgggccagACCTCCACGGACGGACTGGACGCGTCCCAGACGCAGGGCCTGCCCTCGGCCGGCTCGCCCCAATCCATGTGGAGACCCTGGTAACCGCGGAGAGCAGTGA